In Magnetococcales bacterium, the DNA window GCACATCCGGGACGTTACAGTTCCACACCGTCAGGGTGGTTCTGGTAGAATCAAGGGCCAGAAAACAGGCCGCCAAAAACATACCGGTGGGCATCTTTTCGTGGAGCTGCTGATTCATCTGCTCCATGATTTCACTCATGGGCAGCCCCTTGTCAGTCATCGTATAGAAAATATCCGAAACGATGGGCCCGCCAATGGCGGCTGTCAGACCATGCCCGGTAAAATCCCCCAGCATGACATATTGCCCCCCATCGGGCGTAATCCTCGAAAATAACATGTCCCCCATGGTCTTTTCCACAGGAGCGAGAAGATAGCGCAGGGCGTGATCATCAAAACGTTCGGAGCCGCGCATCTTTTCGATGATTGATTCAATAAACTCCCGCTCCATCAGGAGATGGTCGTTTAAAATCGCCAATTTTTGATGAGCGGCACGCAAAGCCAGGTGGGTTCGCACCCGGGCCAACACCACCGATGGGCTGATGGGTTTGGTGATATAGTCGATAGCCCCCAGCTCAAGCCCTTTGGTCTCGTCTTCCACGTTGGTCATGCCGGTGATAAAAATGACCGGAATATCCTGGGTGTGAGGCTCCTCCTTGAGAAGGCGACACACTTCATAGCCGTCCATTTCCGGCATCATGATATCGAGCAGGATGAGGTCGGGAGGGGGGTCGGAGCGGGCAGCCTTGATCGCTTGCCGACCATTTTTGGCGGCGATCAGCTTGTAGTCGGTTTTCAGGAGTTCTACCAACACCTGAATATTGAACCGCTCATCATCAACGATGAGAATACGGTTCTTCCTGTTTTTTTCCATCAGGCTCCCCACCTTGATGAAGTGGAATCAATGATGATCCCTAGGCCTTGGGGCCTGACGATAATCATCTGAATTGAATTGGGTTGATCCATCAGGCTTTTCCATCCTGGGTTGCGTTGACTGCATCTTTCAACTCCTGAACCATTTCCATGGCTTCTTCAAAGTCGAAGCAGTCGATTTTTTGCCCTATCTTTTCCCCAAGGTCATGAAACTGTGAATGGGCCACTATTTCCCTAATCGGCACAAAACAGGCTTCAGAGTCCACATCCATCTCCTCCAGATAAGAGGATAGTTTCTGGAGCAGAGGGGCCAGTTTTTCGATATCCCCCCCCTTGAGCTCTTTCCAGATCGGAGAAACACTCTCGGCAGGGTCGTGCTGTTTCAGGGTCTGGGTCAAGGGGCCAAGTGCACCAAGCAGGGGGGTGAGGCGTTCCTGAATACGCCCCAGCAACCTCTCATAGTGTCGTTCGTCTCCCCGGGTGATGGCACTTTCCAGATCCTGGGCCGCCTGGTGCAGGGCATTGGCACCGATGGAACCGGAAACGCCTTTGAGGGTGTGAATCAGGCGTAAGACCGTTTGCAGATCTCCTCGCTCAAAAAATTCTTGGAGGGTCGCTGTCAGGTTGCGATTATCCTGATAAAACTCACCCAGCAATTTTTTGAAAAGTTTGCGGTTGCTCCCTACGCGCCGCAACCCCTGGACCATGTCGACACCCGGCAGGTCAGCAGGCATTTCCACGGTTTCAACCTCACCAGCCACCAGGGTGGTGGGGGGAGTATAAGCCCGCTCTCCAGGGGTGATCCACTGAATCAAGGCCTCTGCCAACACCTCCGGATCCAGGGGTTTGGTAAGATGATCGTTCATACCTGCCGCGAGACATTTTTCCCGGTCCCGGTCCATGGCATGGGCGGTGGTGGCCAGAATCGGCACGTTGTTGCGCCGCTCATCCTTACGAATCCAGCGGGTCGCCTCCAAACCGTCCATCTCCGGCATCTGGATATCCATCAACACCAAATCGAGCCCCCCCCGGGCGACGGCTGCCACCGCATCCTTACCGTTTTCAGCCAAAATCACCGTCATCCCCAACCCCTCCAGCAACTCGATGGCCACCTGCTGGTTGATGGTGTTGTCCTCCACCAACAGCACTCTGGCACCGCGAATGCGCCCCAGAGCCTCCCTATGATCGCTCTTGGTTTCCAATCTGACGGGAAGGCTGCCCTCCTCGGGATGGAGCGTGGTAATGATGGCATCCAGCACCAGGGAGGCATTAAACGGCTTTAAAATATAGCCATCGACAAAAGCCTCCTCCATCTTGCGGATCACCTCTTCCCGACCATAGGCGGTCACCAACAGGACTGGGGGAGGGGAGGCCAGCGCCAGGATGCCCCGTACCCGTCGTGCCGTCTCAATGCCATTCATGCCGGGCATTTTGTAATCCATAAAAATCAGCTTGTAATCCTTTTCCTGATCGTTGGTGGCGCTGCGCTCCAACTCTACCAGTGCCTCCGGACCTGAGTTGACTGCATGGGGGGCCATGGCAAAGGATTCCAACACATCGCAAAGGATGTTGCGGGAGCTTTCGTTGTCGTCCACCACCAACACCCGCATGCCCAAAAGCTCGGAGCGGGGGACGCGGTTTTTTTTAACGGGTAACGCTGGTCGACCAAAGTGGGCGGAAAAGGTGAAGAGACTCCCTTGTCCCAGGGTGCTGATGACATCGATCTGGCCATCCATCAGCTTGACCAGCTGCTTGCAGATGGAGAGCCCCAGGCCTGTCCCGCCAAATTTACGGGTGGTGGAACTATCCGCTTGGGTAAAGGCCTGAAACAGCTTTTGGCACTGTTCACCGGTCATACCAATGCCGGTATCCTGCACCGAAAATTGGAGCCGGATACCTTCGTTCGATTTTGAATCCGGATCCAGCCGATCTTCATCCCCCACGGCCTGATCCCCTGCCACCCCTTGCCGCTCCCCTTCCGGCAGCCGATTGACTGAGATGATGATTTCGCCGCTTTCAGTAAATTTGACCGCATTATTGGCCAGATTGAGGAGCACCTGTCCCAAACGCAGAGGATCCCCCACCAGGCTATTTGGAACATCTTCTCCACGCTTAAAGAGCAGCTCAAGCCCTTTTTTTTCGACCCGGACGCAGACCATGCCAGCCAAATTTTCAAAGACATCATCCAGCTGAAAATCGATGGACTCCATCTTGAGCTTGCCGGCCTCAATCTTGGAAAAATCGAGGATGTCGTTGAGAATACCCAGTAGCGCGTGGGCTGAAGATTGGATTTTACGCAGATAATCGTACTGCTTGGCGGTCATGTCGGTTTTCATTACCAGATGACTCAAACCGACGATGCCGTTCATGGGGGTGCGAATTTCATGGCTCATGTTGGCCAAAAATTCACTCTTGGCCTGGCTGGCCAACTCTGCCACTTCCTTGGCCCGTTTGAGCTGATCGGCTTCCTTCTCCCGGGTGAGATCAATGGAGTTCCCTACGGAGCCGAT includes these proteins:
- a CDS encoding SpoIIE family protein phosphatase, which encodes MEKNRKNRILIVDDERFNIQVLVELLKTDYKLIAAKNGRQAIKAARSDPPPDLILLDIMMPEMDGYEVCRLLKEEPHTQDIPVIFITGMTNVEDETKGLELGAIDYITKPISPSVVLARVRTHLALRAAHQKLAILNDHLLMEREFIESIIEKMRGSERFDDHALRYLLAPVEKTMGDMLFSRITPDGGQYVMLGDFTGHGLTAAIGGPIVSDIFYTMTDKGLPMSEIMEQMNQQLHEKMPTGMFLAACFLALDSTRTTLTVWNCNVPDVLVFRGTEIRHRVESAFLPRGVILRSERPGEVVQVARGDRLFVTTDGLIETRDPEGRIFGQEAMESLLSRLIEKGEPLENIHQDLALFRNDHEQEDDLTMVEITC
- a CDS encoding response regulator; the protein is MLISKKRFPSLTKMGLLRHLLLISLGLALLFALFEVTIQVPRWETLLGDYRHIRFFLLFSLVSVLVLAFFKASRELLELDRVNATLVEEKEYIRNIIQGSASMIVSVDADRRIVEFNAAAQKAYGYSLQEIRGQTVDILYADPDESSRVGEAILAEGVFSGEVLSRRKNGQTFPLLVSAALLHDVEGRIIGSVGNSIDLTREKEADQLKRAKEVAELASQAKSEFLANMSHEIRTPMNGIVGLSHLVMKTDMTAKQYDYLRKIQSSAHALLGILNDILDFSKIEAGKLKMESIDFQLDDVFENLAGMVCVRVEKKGLELLFKRGEDVPNSLVGDPLRLGQVLLNLANNAVKFTESGEIIISVNRLPEGERQGVAGDQAVGDEDRLDPDSKSNEGIRLQFSVQDTGIGMTGEQCQKLFQAFTQADSSTTRKFGGTGLGLSICKQLVKLMDGQIDVISTLGQGSLFTFSAHFGRPALPVKKNRVPRSELLGMRVLVVDDNESSRNILCDVLESFAMAPHAVNSGPEALVELERSATNDQEKDYKLIFMDYKMPGMNGIETARRVRGILALASPPPVLLVTAYGREEVIRKMEEAFVDGYILKPFNASLVLDAIITTLHPEEGSLPVRLETKSDHREALGRIRGARVLLVEDNTINQQVAIELLEGLGMTVILAENGKDAVAAVARGGLDLVLMDIQMPEMDGLEATRWIRKDERRNNVPILATTAHAMDRDREKCLAAGMNDHLTKPLDPEVLAEALIQWITPGERAYTPPTTLVAGEVETVEMPADLPGVDMVQGLRRVGSNRKLFKKLLGEFYQDNRNLTATLQEFFERGDLQTVLRLIHTLKGVSGSIGANALHQAAQDLESAITRGDERHYERLLGRIQERLTPLLGALGPLTQTLKQHDPAESVSPIWKELKGGDIEKLAPLLQKLSSYLEEMDVDSEACFVPIREIVAHSQFHDLGEKIGQKIDCFDFEEAMEMVQELKDAVNATQDGKA